A single region of the Hyalangium ruber genome encodes:
- a CDS encoding transposase encodes MELEKELEQFRQEAQRLKAGRRSGSLPFPEALRVFAVRYAEHTVAAGGTVTDAAQKLGVSGPTLYEWRKGRPAGHRRPKSTEQGAALVPVRVGERRAQAQVAGVQAMALVSPGGWRVEGLSVESAAQLLGRLGC; translated from the coding sequence GTGGAGTTGGAGAAGGAATTGGAGCAGTTCCGTCAGGAGGCGCAGCGGCTGAAGGCTGGGCGGCGCAGTGGCTCGTTGCCGTTCCCTGAGGCGCTGCGCGTCTTCGCGGTGCGCTATGCCGAGCACACCGTGGCGGCGGGAGGGACGGTGACGGACGCGGCGCAGAAGCTGGGGGTGTCCGGGCCGACGCTCTACGAGTGGCGCAAGGGCCGTCCCGCAGGACACCGCCGTCCGAAGTCCACCGAGCAGGGCGCGGCCCTGGTGCCAGTGCGCGTCGGCGAGCGTCGCGCCCAAGCCCAGGTGGCTGGAGTGCAGGCGATGGCGCTGGTGTCGCCAGGCGGCTGGCGAGTCGAGGGCCTCAGCGTGGAGAGCGCCGCGCAGTTGCTGGGGAGACTGGGGTGCTGA
- the tnpC gene encoding IS66 family transposase — MTAPTPPRLVEGGRYSVEFAVHVALQKYAFHLPLARQQRMFQREGLVVERQTLWDQLEALARHLHKSYEALLAEVFTSPLIHADETLWYLLDKGPGKKWYVWTVASPDAVYHRIFPSRSGATAKTVLGDFQGVVVVDGYAAYQTATKASAEGPAPATLAFCWAHVRRKFVEALKFEPCCEQVLTLIGQLYAIEEDLPDWHELEEKAQQEVLTHRLAVRQQQSTPLIERIKAWALSQKALPDSTFRKTLEYMLELWNGLTVFLHNPRVPLDNNHVERQMRDVVLGRKNHYGSKSQRGTEVAALFYSLIETARLRGEDPGHYLRRAALAAIEKPGTVTLPKSQA; from the coding sequence GTGACAGCGCCCACCCCGCCACGCTTGGTGGAGGGTGGCCGTTACTCGGTGGAATTCGCCGTCCACGTGGCCTTGCAGAAGTATGCCTTTCACCTGCCCTTGGCGCGCCAGCAGCGCATGTTCCAGCGCGAGGGCTTGGTGGTGGAGCGCCAGACGCTGTGGGATCAGCTCGAGGCATTGGCCCGCCACCTTCACAAAAGCTACGAGGCGTTGCTGGCCGAGGTATTCACCTCACCGCTGATCCACGCGGATGAAACCCTCTGGTACCTGTTGGACAAGGGCCCTGGAAAGAAGTGGTACGTGTGGACGGTGGCCTCGCCGGACGCGGTGTACCACCGCATCTTCCCCAGTCGCTCGGGCGCCACGGCCAAGACGGTGCTCGGAGACTTCCAGGGTGTTGTCGTGGTGGACGGCTACGCGGCGTACCAGACGGCCACCAAGGCCAGTGCTGAGGGGCCCGCGCCCGCCACCCTGGCCTTCTGCTGGGCCCACGTGAGGCGCAAATTCGTGGAGGCGCTCAAGTTCGAGCCTTGCTGCGAGCAGGTGCTGACGCTCATCGGTCAGCTGTATGCCATTGAGGAAGACCTCCCAGACTGGCATGAACTGGAGGAGAAGGCGCAGCAGGAGGTGCTGACCCATCGGCTCGCCGTGCGCCAGCAGCAGTCCACCCCCCTCATCGAGCGCATCAAAGCGTGGGCACTGTCTCAGAAGGCGCTGCCCGACAGCACCTTTCGCAAGACCCTTGAGTACATGCTGGAGCTGTGGAACGGACTGACGGTGTTCCTGCACAACCCGCGGGTGCCTCTGGATAACAACCACGTCGAGCGACAGATGCGAGACGTGGTGCTGGGTCGCAAGAACCACTACGGCAGCAAGTCCCAGCGCGGCACCGAGGTGGCCGCTCTCTTCTACTCGCTCATCGAGACGGCGCGCCTGCGCGGAGAGGACCCGGGGCACTACCTGCGGCGCGCTGCGCTCGCCGCCATCGAGAAACCGGGCACCGTCACGCTCCCGAAGAGCCAGGCCTGA
- a CDS encoding restriction endonuclease gives MEPAAFENLVGQLVEALNHRDVEVTGRPGDGGVDVRAVRVDQWGHAAPIAVQVKRYSKSLGRRTVDELLGTIVRERYVAGILVTTSDFSKDAQKAASLAPQIQLVNGAQLVDLLAEHGVAIAYGHYGELVLATGD, from the coding sequence ATGGAGCCCGCAGCGTTCGAGAACCTGGTGGGCCAGCTCGTTGAAGCCCTCAACCATCGCGATGTGGAAGTCACCGGACGACCCGGCGATGGAGGCGTGGATGTCCGCGCGGTTCGCGTCGACCAATGGGGGCATGCCGCGCCCATCGCCGTTCAGGTCAAGCGGTACAGCAAGTCGCTCGGACGCAGGACCGTGGACGAACTGCTCGGGACGATCGTGCGCGAGAGGTACGTTGCCGGCATCCTCGTGACGACCTCCGACTTCTCGAAGGACGCCCAGAAGGCAGCATCGCTCGCTCCTCAGATCCAACTGGTCAATGGGGCCCAACTCGTGGATCTGCTCGCCGAACACGGCGTAGCGATCGCATACGGCCACTATGGCGAGTTGGTGCTCGCCACGGGCGACTGA